A DNA window from Paenibacillus sp. HWE-109 contains the following coding sequences:
- a CDS encoding helix-turn-helix domain-containing protein — MPFILRLVGSRKSALSTIIASNLFILLIPLAMGLFLYAKVEQSLERSTTKSNAAMLEQLKLSLDNKLSEVDTLMRQVVFDPKLDYMLRIPANSNDFDKYEFIQFMRDKMSKYHSMTSNFILDYYVYFASSDTIVKSDVVTDSRTFYSIYYAYKNMPYEGWRQLMDKEHNMSYLPVASLSSGADQAPKDVITYIQTLPIHSQSQNLGNFTVLIDVDQVKQLFAQLESASHSSVYIIDNAGNTIMSNSEAPFPSDLLGRIQGRSGPFDYRLGSVDQVVSVTSSQKAGWKYVSIMPNDVFMQQVNQIQSWSIGLFILCLICGLVAVSIGAYRTYKPLRKTVNAIMRGKEIIKRPSSNEYEFIRQTMEGSIHEEKNLRMALTQQIPFIRANYLSRLLNGRMDVDISIENGESLQFMNLTFISDCFAVLIVKIEDGYALVEEDEQQWAHARFIISNIGTDLISANHKGFSVELDRDRIALLINLTANREKFAESDIREIADSLFRIISQRFQIGMTIAVGGIHSGPKAIRDSYPEALAALEYRLILGKHTTIHFQDILEVKQHYYYPLEVEIQLINFVRGGDTENVEKLLDKIYSMNFDSSHITPELGRCLFFNVTSTLLKIINSTNTNQDEVLGAGFDPIKEVFSYPTAQGMYTKTKEFYETLTRSFNLERSDHSVQRLQEIVCIVHDNLDDSNLGVAQIAERIQMTPQYLSTFFKKHQGQNLLDYITHKRIQQAKQLMENKEWTIAQIAKKIGYNNDVVFIRAFKKLEGVTPGKYRETMQLEITGADK; from the coding sequence ATGCCTTTTATTTTACGCCTTGTCGGCAGTCGCAAAAGTGCACTTTCGACGATAATCGCCTCCAATTTATTTATTCTTTTGATACCGCTTGCAATGGGGCTTTTTCTGTACGCAAAAGTAGAACAAAGCCTTGAGCGAAGCACGACAAAGTCCAATGCGGCCATGCTGGAGCAGTTGAAACTATCCCTCGATAACAAATTGTCGGAAGTGGATACGCTGATGCGGCAGGTTGTATTTGACCCGAAGCTGGATTATATGCTGCGAATCCCGGCCAACTCGAATGATTTTGATAAATATGAGTTTATCCAATTTATGCGGGACAAGATGAGTAAGTATCACAGTATGACCAGCAATTTTATTCTCGATTACTACGTATATTTCGCAAGCAGCGATACGATTGTGAAATCGGATGTGGTAACGGACTCGCGGACCTTTTACTCGATCTATTACGCCTATAAGAATATGCCCTATGAGGGATGGCGCCAGTTGATGGATAAGGAGCATAACATGTCTTACCTGCCGGTAGCGTCCCTATCCAGCGGGGCAGATCAGGCACCGAAGGATGTTATCACTTATATACAAACACTTCCCATTCATTCACAATCCCAAAATCTCGGCAATTTCACGGTATTGATTGACGTCGACCAGGTTAAGCAATTGTTCGCGCAGCTGGAATCGGCCAGCCATAGCTCCGTTTATATTATTGACAACGCAGGCAATACGATTATGAGCAACAGCGAAGCCCCCTTTCCTTCCGATTTGTTAGGGCGCATTCAAGGTAGATCAGGTCCGTTCGATTACCGGCTCGGGAGTGTGGATCAAGTCGTTTCCGTCACATCCTCCCAAAAAGCAGGCTGGAAATATGTATCGATCATGCCCAACGATGTTTTTATGCAGCAAGTTAATCAAATTCAAAGCTGGTCTATCGGCCTGTTCATCCTTTGCTTGATTTGCGGTTTAGTGGCTGTCAGTATCGGAGCCTATCGCACGTATAAGCCTCTGCGGAAAACGGTAAACGCCATTATGCGCGGAAAAGAAATAATCAAACGTCCTTCCTCGAATGAATACGAGTTTATCCGGCAAACGATGGAAGGCTCCATTCATGAAGAGAAAAACCTGCGCATGGCCTTAACGCAGCAAATTCCGTTTATCCGAGCCAACTACTTGTCACGTCTTCTGAATGGTCGCATGGATGTGGACATATCGATTGAAAATGGAGAATCCCTGCAGTTTATGAATTTGACATTCATAAGCGATTGCTTTGCAGTCCTGATTGTCAAAATTGAGGATGGCTATGCCTTAGTGGAAGAAGATGAACAGCAATGGGCACATGCAAGGTTCATTATTTCGAATATCGGTACGGATCTGATTTCAGCCAACCATAAAGGGTTTTCCGTGGAACTCGACCGAGATCGCATTGCACTTCTCATTAACTTGACAGCAAATCGGGAGAAATTCGCCGAATCGGATATCCGGGAAATCGCTGACTCGCTCTTCAGAATCATCTCGCAAAGATTCCAAATTGGCATGACGATCGCCGTAGGCGGGATTCATTCGGGGCCAAAAGCCATTCGCGATTCTTATCCCGAAGCACTGGCAGCCCTTGAATACAGGTTGATTCTGGGGAAACATACGACGATTCATTTCCAAGATATCCTCGAAGTGAAACAGCACTATTATTATCCGCTTGAAGTTGAGATACAGCTCATTAACTTTGTTCGCGGCGGGGATACGGAGAATGTGGAAAAGCTGTTGGACAAAATTTATTCGATGAATTTCGATTCCAGCCATATCACGCCAGAGCTGGGACGATGCCTATTTTTCAATGTGACAAGCACGCTCTTGAAAATTATTAATTCCACCAATACCAATCAAGATGAGGTACTTGGCGCGGGTTTCGATCCCATCAAGGAAGTGTTTAGTTATCCAACTGCGCAAGGGATGTATACCAAGACAAAAGAGTTTTACGAGACGCTGACCCGCTCGTTTAATTTGGAACGATCCGATCACAGTGTTCAGAGACTCCAGGAGATCGTTTGCATAGTCCATGACAACTTAGATGACTCCAACCTTGGTGTTGCCCAAATTGCTGAACGTATTCAGATGACACCGCAATATCTTTCCACGTTTTTCAAAAAGCACCAAGGGCAAAACTTGCTGGATTACATCACACATAAACGGATTCAACAAGCGAAGCAGCTAATGGAAAACAAAGAATGGACGATAGCACAGATTGCCAAGAAAATCGGCTACAATAATGATGTCGTCTTCATCCGAGCGTTCAAAAAGCTCGAGGGTGTAACACCGGGCAAGTACCGGGAGACCATGCAGCTGGAAATTACCGGCGCAGATAAGTAA
- a CDS encoding ABC transporter substrate-binding protein, with amino-acid sequence MKKSLKHVGSVVLISVLAVSVAACGDNTGSSHSSASPQSGNDAQPPKLTKLTYWVSNHSAASSQMKTYAEMGMYKELEKATGVKVEFQHPPLEVPQAQEQFNLMIATNELPDVIEASWGATSGAVIRYPGGPEKAILDKKIIKLNDLIDKYAPNLTKLLAAHPDWKKQISTDEGSIYAFPFLRGDDKVRVFFGPSIRQDWLDKLGLKMPTTIDEWYTVLKAFKDKDPNGNGKADEIPIYLDKNLFATDAPFLGAWGINYSFYQDGGKVKYGPIQPEYKEFLATMNKWYKEGLLDKDFAAPNDKLFDNKMTTDLIGATASFNGGGIGKFAGLMKDKEPKFDLEAAPYPVLKAGDKAIWGQKDFAFNGVGAAISAVNKNPIETVKWLDYAYGEKGDLLFNYGVEGVSYKMENGKATFLPEILNPPAGTSIQQSIAKYNRATWSAPFVLSDNFQMQYLALPQQKKALEIWSKPTAERKIPLVSPTQDESSKFASIVTDIQTYQDEMLLKFIMGVEPISNFDQYVKKIQGMGIDEAIKIQQGALERFNKR; translated from the coding sequence ATGAAGAAAAGTTTAAAGCATGTAGGATCTGTTGTGTTGATATCTGTGCTGGCGGTATCGGTAGCCGCTTGCGGCGATAATACGGGAAGCAGTCATTCATCGGCATCGCCGCAGTCAGGCAATGATGCGCAGCCGCCGAAATTGACGAAATTAACGTATTGGGTATCGAATCACTCCGCAGCCTCATCTCAAATGAAAACATATGCTGAAATGGGCATGTACAAGGAACTAGAGAAAGCAACCGGTGTGAAGGTTGAATTCCAGCATCCTCCGCTCGAGGTTCCCCAAGCGCAGGAGCAATTCAACTTAATGATTGCGACCAACGAACTTCCGGATGTCATTGAAGCGAGTTGGGGAGCAACAAGCGGCGCGGTTATTCGATATCCCGGCGGCCCGGAGAAAGCTATTTTAGATAAGAAAATCATTAAGCTTAATGATCTCATCGATAAGTATGCACCAAACCTTACGAAGCTGCTTGCGGCACATCCAGACTGGAAAAAGCAAATTTCAACAGATGAAGGAAGCATCTATGCGTTCCCCTTCCTGCGCGGAGATGACAAGGTTAGGGTATTCTTTGGTCCATCCATTCGCCAGGATTGGTTAGATAAGCTTGGTTTGAAGATGCCGACAACGATCGACGAATGGTACACGGTATTGAAAGCTTTTAAAGATAAGGATCCAAATGGCAACGGCAAAGCGGATGAGATTCCTATTTATTTGGACAAAAATCTGTTTGCAACCGACGCGCCTTTCCTCGGAGCTTGGGGAATCAATTATAGCTTCTATCAAGATGGGGGCAAAGTGAAATACGGTCCGATTCAGCCTGAATACAAAGAATTCCTCGCAACCATGAATAAATGGTACAAGGAAGGCTTGCTGGATAAGGATTTCGCAGCGCCTAACGATAAATTATTCGATAACAAAATGACGACCGATCTCATCGGTGCAACGGCTTCATTCAATGGAGGAGGGATTGGCAAATTTGCTGGCCTTATGAAGGATAAGGAACCTAAATTCGATCTGGAAGCTGCCCCTTACCCTGTCTTGAAGGCTGGCGACAAAGCGATTTGGGGACAAAAGGATTTTGCTTTTAACGGTGTTGGAGCAGCGATCTCGGCCGTCAATAAAAACCCGATCGAAACGGTAAAATGGCTTGATTATGCGTATGGGGAAAAAGGCGACCTGCTGTTCAACTATGGGGTAGAAGGTGTTAGCTACAAAATGGAGAACGGTAAAGCGACCTTCCTGCCAGAAATCTTAAATCCTCCAGCAGGAACCAGCATCCAACAATCCATTGCCAAATATAATCGCGCAACATGGAGTGCTCCTTTTGTCCTAAGCGATAATTTCCAAATGCAATATCTTGCCTTGCCGCAGCAGAAGAAAGCTTTGGAAATCTGGTCGAAGCCAACGGCTGAGCGTAAAATCCCGCTTGTATCTCCGACGCAGGATGAAAGCAGCAAGTTCGCTTCCATTGTGACCGACATCCAGACCTATCAAGACGAGATGCTCTTGAAGTTTATCATGGGCGTGGAGCCGATCAGCAACTTTGATCAATATGTGAAAAAGATTCAAGGGATGGGAATCGACGAAGCGATTAAAATCCAGCAAGGAGCACTCGAGCGTTTCAATAAACGGTAA
- a CDS encoding ABC transporter permease: METIRADMKRHWSIYVMALPVIAYYLIFHYGPMYGLQIAFKDFSPAKGILGSSWVGFKHFQSFFNGIYFWRLIKNTILINLYDLLFGFPAAIILALLLNEIRQGVFKRVVQSISYLPHFISIVVVAGMMIDFLSRNGLINQILGTFHIEPIDFLQKEGWFRFLFVSSGIWQGIGWGSIVYLAAMATIDPTLYEAARMDGANRWKQTLHITIPGIMPTIVILFILQMGNMLTVGSEKVLLLYNPLTYGTADVISTYVYRKGVLEASYSFTAAVGLFNSVISFVLIVAANSFVKRISENKLW; encoded by the coding sequence ATGGAAACCATACGTGCTGATATGAAACGGCATTGGTCCATTTATGTGATGGCTCTTCCCGTTATTGCGTACTACCTCATATTTCATTATGGACCGATGTACGGATTGCAAATTGCTTTTAAAGATTTCTCGCCAGCGAAAGGAATTCTGGGCAGTTCATGGGTCGGATTTAAACATTTCCAAAGTTTTTTTAATGGTATTTACTTCTGGCGACTAATCAAAAATACGATTTTGATCAACCTTTACGATCTGCTGTTCGGCTTCCCGGCTGCTATTATTCTGGCGCTGCTGCTTAACGAAATTCGCCAGGGCGTGTTTAAACGGGTCGTACAATCCATCTCCTATTTGCCGCATTTCATATCGATCGTGGTCGTGGCTGGGATGATGATTGATTTCTTAAGCCGTAATGGTCTCATTAATCAAATCCTGGGTACCTTTCATATCGAACCGATTGACTTTTTGCAAAAGGAAGGTTGGTTCCGTTTTCTATTCGTTTCGTCTGGCATATGGCAAGGAATCGGTTGGGGCTCGATTGTTTATTTGGCTGCGATGGCGACTATCGATCCGACGCTGTATGAGGCGGCTCGAATGGATGGCGCAAACCGCTGGAAGCAAACGCTGCATATTACGATTCCAGGCATTATGCCGACAATCGTTATCTTGTTTATCCTGCAAATGGGCAATATGCTGACGGTCGGCAGTGAAAAGGTGCTGCTGCTGTACAATCCGCTGACTTACGGAACAGCGGACGTTATTTCAACTTATGTTTATCGCAAAGGTGTATTAGAGGCAAGCTACAGTTTCACGGCAGCAGTTGGGCTATTCAACTCAGTGATCAGTTTTGTTCTGATCGTAGCGGCCAACAGCTTTGTCAAACGGATCAGCGAGAACAAATTGTGGTAA